One window from the genome of Anaerolineae bacterium encodes:
- the ppk2 gene encoding polyphosphate kinase 2, producing the protein MAKKKKDKKNKEEKVQANEVAVAETGETDELSEASRQKPPKIKNKVYERELAKLQVELVKLQEWIKHKGLQVVVIFEGRDTAGKGGTIKRIMERMNPRVARVMALGVPTEKEKSQWYFQRYVAHLPAAGEMVLCDRSWYNRALVEHVMGFCTEEEYQEFLRSCPEFERMLVRSGIILIKYWLSVSDEEQERRFQARIHDPVRRWKLSPMDLDARTKWVEYSKAKDEMFKYTDIKQAPWYVVEADVKKHARLNLIRHLLSIIPYEDLTPEPIDLPPRQEDIGYVRPPITDQTFVPEVYGADTQ; encoded by the coding sequence ATGGCCAAAAAGAAAAAAGACAAAAAAAACAAAGAGGAAAAAGTTCAAGCAAATGAGGTGGCTGTAGCCGAAACAGGGGAAACAGATGAGTTGAGCGAAGCCTCAAGACAAAAACCCCCAAAAATCAAAAACAAAGTCTACGAGCGCGAGTTGGCCAAACTCCAGGTGGAGTTGGTTAAATTGCAGGAATGGATTAAACACAAGGGCTTGCAGGTGGTGGTTATTTTTGAAGGACGCGACACAGCCGGCAAGGGTGGCACCATCAAGCGCATTATGGAAAGAATGAATCCTCGCGTGGCCCGCGTGATGGCCCTGGGCGTGCCCACCGAGAAAGAGAAATCGCAATGGTATTTTCAACGCTACGTGGCCCATCTTCCGGCCGCAGGAGAGATGGTGCTCTGCGACCGCAGTTGGTACAACCGCGCTCTGGTTGAACACGTGATGGGTTTTTGCACCGAGGAGGAATACCAGGAGTTTTTACGCTCCTGTCCTGAATTCGAGCGGATGCTCGTTCGCTCAGGGATCATTCTCATCAAATACTGGCTCTCGGTCAGCGACGAAGAACAGGAACGCCGGTTCCAGGCGCGGATTCACGATCCGGTGCGGCGTTGGAAGCTCAGCCCAATGGATTTGGATGCGCGCACCAAGTGGGTAGAATATTCCAAGGCCAAAGATGAGATGTTTAAGTATACCGACATCAAGCAGGCTCCCTGGTATGTGGTGGAGGCGGATGTTAAAAAACATGCCCGCCTTAATCTCATCCGCCACCTGTTGAGCATAATTCCTTATGAGGATTTAACCCCGGAACCCATTGATTTGCCACCCCGCCAGGAAGACATTGGTTATGTCCGCCCGCCCATTACGGACCAAACCTTTGTGCCAGAAGTGTACGGGGCCGATACTCAATAA
- a CDS encoding OsmC family protein produces the protein MGTVTVKWIESVLMTGADSNGRPLVIGWQRDKEPEWTGLKPSDLLLLAAASCTAYDVVTILTKQREPLAGLEITCTGEQQADPPYQFTDIHLHYTVKGPVNPQKVERAIALSEEKYCSVTNTLKGSVKITADFEVIE, from the coding sequence TTGGGAACCGTAACCGTTAAATGGATTGAGTCTGTGTTGATGACCGGGGCCGACTCCAATGGCCGTCCCCTGGTGATTGGCTGGCAGCGAGACAAAGAGCCGGAGTGGACCGGCCTCAAACCGTCCGACTTATTGCTGCTGGCCGCCGCCTCTTGCACCGCCTACGACGTTGTGACGATTTTAACCAAACAACGCGAACCGTTAGCGGGGTTGGAAATCACCTGCACCGGCGAGCAACAAGCGGACCCACCCTATCAATTTACCGATATTCATTTGCACTATACGGTGAAAGGGCCGGTCAACCCCCAAAAAGTAGAGCGAGCCATTGCGCTTTCCGAAGAAAAATATTGCTCGGTAACCAACACGCTCAAAGGTTCGGTGAAAATCACCGCTGATTTTGAGGTAATTGAGTAA
- a CDS encoding S8 family serine peptidase produces MAVKKITSELQTQMNSVANQEQIPIIVRHKKGMFSAQAVLSGSPKIEQRFNLFPGEALKVTAADIEVLSKQEDVEQIWPDLPVHTCLNTSVSRIQAPQVWAAGFKGEGIKVAVIDTGIDETHPDFAGRIMATKNFVGNSARDDNGHGTHVAGTIAGDGRKSNGKYVGVAPKAHLYIAKVLDAYGGGSMSGVMAGIEWAVLEQQVQIINLSLGGTSTCDGTDALSVLCDEAVLQAGVVMCVAAGNAGPGAKTIGPPGCARYVITVGAIDDQDRVAYFSSRGPTADGRVKPDIVFPGVGIVAPQSAGTSLGAVIEPGYVASDGTSMATPHASGVAALMLQANPALTAEQVKTQMLAGGVNIGALPNAQGVGRGDAYRAYLKTIGEALPEPPPPPEPIPSEPPGCLAALFGQRK; encoded by the coding sequence ATGGCGGTTAAAAAAATCACTTCAGAATTACAGACTCAAATGAACTCAGTGGCTAACCAGGAGCAAATCCCGATCATTGTGCGTCATAAAAAGGGGATGTTCAGCGCTCAAGCGGTATTGTCCGGCTCACCTAAAATTGAACAACGGTTCAACCTGTTTCCCGGCGAGGCGCTGAAAGTTACCGCCGCTGACATTGAGGTTCTGAGCAAACAAGAGGATGTTGAGCAAATCTGGCCCGACCTGCCGGTGCATACCTGCCTCAATACGTCTGTTTCCAGAATACAGGCCCCCCAGGTGTGGGCGGCCGGGTTTAAGGGTGAGGGCATCAAAGTGGCGGTGATTGATACCGGCATTGACGAGACCCATCCCGATTTTGCCGGACGGATTATGGCTACCAAAAACTTTGTTGGTAACAGCGCCCGCGACGACAACGGCCATGGCACGCACGTGGCCGGTACGATTGCCGGGGATGGCCGCAAGTCAAACGGTAAGTACGTGGGCGTTGCGCCCAAAGCTCACTTGTACATTGCCAAAGTGTTAGATGCTTACGGCGGCGGCTCTATGAGCGGCGTGATGGCAGGCATTGAGTGGGCGGTGTTGGAACAGCAGGTGCAAATCATCAATCTCTCCTTGGGCGGCACCAGCACTTGCGACGGCACAGACGCTCTTTCGGTATTGTGCGATGAGGCGGTGTTACAAGCGGGAGTGGTGATGTGCGTGGCGGCAGGCAATGCCGGGCCTGGTGCCAAAACCATTGGCCCGCCAGGTTGCGCTCGCTATGTGATCACGGTGGGGGCCATTGATGATCAGGATCGGGTGGCTTATTTTTCATCGCGAGGGCCTACGGCAGACGGCCGGGTCAAGCCCGATATTGTTTTTCCTGGGGTGGGTATTGTGGCCCCTCAGTCCGCCGGCACCAGCCTGGGCGCGGTAATTGAACCAGGCTATGTGGCCAGCGATGGCACCAGCATGGCCACACCGCATGCTTCGGGCGTGGCGGCGCTGATGTTGCAGGCTAACCCTGCGCTTACGGCGGAACAGGTCAAAACCCAAATGCTGGCCGGGGGAGTCAACATTGGCGCGTTACCCAATGCGCAGGGCGTAGGCCGGGGAGACGCCTACCGGGCTTATCTCAAAACCATTGGCGAAGCATTGCCCGAACCACCGCCTCCACCAGAACCTATCCCTTCGGAGCCACCCGGCTGCCTGGCTGCGCTGTTTGGCCAGCGAAAATAG